A genomic stretch from Pontivivens ytuae includes:
- a CDS encoding YcbK family protein: MTKSNVVGRRALLGAFAGIAAVSAAPVFANAPGLLTGAGNIRSIKISNPRTGERLDSVYWVEGEYIPQVLDEINFIFRDWRQNEVHAVDVRTIDIMAAAARRMETSEPYSLLSGYRSPATNRMLRSRSRGVARNSYHMQAMAADLRLSTRSVQNMYDAGVACNAGGVGRYGRSNFVHFDCGPVRTWRG; encoded by the coding sequence ATGACGAAGAGTAACGTCGTAGGCCGACGTGCTTTGCTTGGCGCGTTCGCCGGCATCGCGGCCGTCTCCGCCGCGCCGGTTTTCGCCAATGCTCCCGGTCTGCTGACCGGTGCAGGCAACATCCGATCCATCAAGATTTCCAACCCGCGCACCGGCGAACGCCTCGACAGCGTCTACTGGGTCGAGGGCGAGTACATTCCGCAGGTCCTCGACGAGATCAACTTCATCTTCCGCGACTGGCGCCAGAACGAGGTACACGCGGTCGATGTGCGCACCATCGACATCATGGCCGCCGCCGCACGCCGGATGGAGACCTCGGAGCCCTACTCCCTGCTCTCCGGCTACCGCAGCCCGGCGACCAACCGCATGCTGCGCTCCCGCAGCCGGGGTGTGGCACGCAACTCCTACCACATGCAGGCGATGGCGGCGGACCTGCGCCTGTCCACGCGCAGCGTCCAGAACATGTACGACGCGGGCGTCGCCTGCAACGCGGGCGGCGTGGGGCGCTACGGCCGCTCCAACTTCGTCCATTTCGATTGCGGACCGGTGCGCACCTGGCGGGGCTAA
- a CDS encoding WGR domain-containing protein has protein sequence MNACLLMRPGPRRLRPTFYRIEIARNLFGEFSVIREWGRIGGRPCARVDLFEGLLEASRAADRHRRARMRGGYARID, from the coding sequence ATGAACGCCTGTCTTCTGATGCGTCCGGGGCCGCGGCGTCTGCGGCCCACGTTCTATCGCATCGAGATCGCGCGCAATCTCTTCGGCGAGTTTTCCGTCATTCGCGAATGGGGCCGGATCGGCGGGCGGCCCTGCGCGCGGGTCGATCTCTTCGAAGGCTTGCTCGAAGCCTCCCGCGCCGCGGACCGTCATCGCCGGGCCCGGATGCGCGGTGGCTACGCCCGCATCGACTAG
- a CDS encoding HlyC/CorC family transporter, with amino-acid sequence MDEAQSFITWEPTMWGPLIAILILLCFSAFFSGSETALTAANRAKLHGMGDGGASRALKLKEDSERLIGGILLGNNLANILATSLATALFTVMFGESGVAVATLVMTLLVLIFAEVMPKTYAIINPERMASLVALPIGMVVRVLAPVVNVVRLIVRLTLRLFGVATDPEAQIMAHEEIAEAITLHASEGTVEKDDRDRLLAALDLKLRTVEEVMIHRRNIEMIDADSPPEEILTACLRSPHTRIPVFKGEPENIVGIIHAKDLLRAVDKLTRGTTGGLDNLAELNIMEVVMEPWFVPDTTTLDDQMRAFLRRHSHFALVVDEYGALQGLVTLEDILEEIVGDITDETDVQVEGLERTTDGSYLIDGSMTIRDLNRAADWQLPDEEANTVAGLVIHEAQTIPTTGQVFSLHGFRFEVLERERNRLTRLRIRPL; translated from the coding sequence ATGGACGAGGCGCAGAGCTTCATCACCTGGGAACCGACGATGTGGGGGCCGCTGATCGCGATCCTCATCCTCCTGTGTTTCTCGGCCTTCTTCTCGGGCTCCGAGACCGCGCTGACCGCCGCCAACCGGGCGAAGCTGCACGGCATGGGCGACGGCGGGGCGTCGCGCGCGCTCAAGCTCAAGGAGGACAGCGAGCGGCTGATCGGGGGCATCCTGCTCGGCAACAACCTCGCCAATATCCTCGCGACCTCGCTCGCCACGGCGCTTTTCACCGTGATGTTCGGAGAGAGCGGGGTGGCTGTCGCCACCCTCGTGATGACGCTGCTCGTGCTGATCTTCGCCGAGGTCATGCCGAAGACCTACGCGATCATCAATCCCGAGCGCATGGCCTCCCTCGTCGCCCTGCCGATCGGCATGGTGGTCCGGGTGCTCGCCCCCGTGGTCAACGTGGTGCGGCTGATCGTGCGGCTGACCTTGCGCCTCTTCGGCGTCGCCACCGATCCGGAGGCGCAGATCATGGCGCATGAGGAGATCGCGGAGGCGATCACGCTGCACGCCTCCGAAGGAACGGTGGAGAAGGACGACCGCGACCGCCTGCTCGCCGCCCTCGACCTCAAGCTGCGCACGGTGGAGGAGGTCATGATCCACCGCCGCAATATCGAGATGATCGATGCGGACAGCCCACCGGAGGAGATCCTGACGGCCTGCCTGCGCTCGCCGCACACCCGGATCCCGGTCTTCAAGGGCGAGCCCGAGAACATCGTCGGCATCATCCATGCCAAGGATCTCCTGCGCGCCGTCGACAAGCTGACGCGGGGGACCACCGGCGGGCTCGACAACCTAGCCGAGCTCAACATCATGGAAGTGGTCATGGAGCCGTGGTTCGTGCCGGATACCACGACGCTCGACGACCAGATGCGCGCCTTCCTGCGCCGTCATTCGCACTTCGCCCTGGTGGTCGATGAGTACGGTGCACTGCAGGGTCTCGTGACGCTGGAGGACATCCTGGAGGAGATCGTCGGCGACATCACCGACGAGACCGACGTGCAGGTCGAGGGGCTGGAGCGGACGACCGACGGCAGCTATCTGATCGACGGCTCCATGACGATTCGCGACCTCAACCGCGCGGCCGACTGGCAGCTCCCGGACGAGGAGGCGAACACGGTCGCCGGCCTCGTGATTCACGAGGCGCAGACGATCCCGACCACGGGCCAGGTCTTCTCGCTGCACGGCTTCCGCTTCGAGGTGCTGGAGCGGGAGCGCAACCGCCTCACCCGCCTGCGGATCCGGCCGCTCTGA
- a CDS encoding alpha/beta fold hydrolase — MIRETLLDIGGAPTRLLTSGPEDAPPLLFLHGFPESSLSWCGVMKALPEFRCLAFDQRGFGISRNPWPDLKGLAMPALLGDVAAVLDAGGSERVTLVGHDWGAAVAYAAAFALPHRIGRLVILNGVHPVLFQKALAAGGPQSAASQYIDWLRADGVEDTLRANNFEKLLGLFSAHMDMGWLTPELRAEYEREWSRPNAVEGMVSWYRVSPVEVAQPGAPIPLPAWAEAEMRVTMPHLLIWGLDDTALLPEAAEGLEALCEDLTRVELEGCDHWLHHQRPDAVARAIREWMSSRSSLGEA; from the coding sequence ATGATCCGCGAAACGCTTCTCGATATCGGCGGTGCACCGACCCGGCTGCTGACCTCCGGCCCGGAGGATGCGCCGCCGCTCCTGTTCCTGCACGGGTTTCCGGAGAGCAGCCTGAGCTGGTGCGGCGTGATGAAGGCGCTGCCGGAGTTTCGCTGCCTCGCCTTCGACCAGCGCGGCTTCGGGATCAGCCGCAATCCGTGGCCGGACCTGAAGGGCCTCGCCATGCCTGCTTTGCTGGGGGACGTGGCGGCGGTGCTGGACGCGGGAGGAAGCGAGCGGGTCACGCTGGTGGGCCACGACTGGGGGGCTGCGGTCGCCTACGCCGCCGCCTTCGCGCTGCCGCACCGGATCGGGCGGCTGGTGATCCTGAACGGCGTGCATCCGGTGCTGTTCCAGAAGGCGCTGGCCGCCGGAGGGCCGCAATCGGCCGCCAGCCAGTACATCGACTGGCTGCGCGCGGACGGCGTGGAGGACACGCTGCGCGCGAACAACTTCGAAAAACTGCTCGGCCTCTTCTCCGCCCACATGGACATGGGCTGGCTGACGCCGGAGCTCCGCGCCGAGTACGAACGCGAATGGTCCCGCCCGAACGCGGTGGAGGGCATGGTGAGCTGGTACCGTGTCTCTCCGGTCGAGGTCGCGCAGCCCGGCGCGCCGATCCCGCTGCCCGCCTGGGCGGAGGCGGAGATGCGGGTGACCATGCCGCATCTACTCATCTGGGGTTTAGACGACACGGCGTTGCTGCCCGAGGCGGCGGAGGGGCTGGAGGCGCTCTGTGAAGACCTCACGCGCGTAGAGCTGGAGGGCTGCGACCACTGGCTCCACCACCAGCGCCCCGACGCAGTGGCGAGGGCAATCCGGGAGTGGATGTCATCGCGGTCGTCCTTGGGCGAGGCCTAA
- a CDS encoding OsmC family protein, whose translation MTSEKLSFQGHSGEMLAARLDRPDGPHLATALFAHCFTCSKDIPAARRIAARLAQAGIAVLRFDFTGLGHSEGEFANTHFSSNVEDLVRAAGHLDGLGMAPDLMIGHSLGGAAVLAAAGKVASVKAVATIAAPADPFHVTAHFGPALARIEQEGEAEVSLGGRPFTIRRDFVEDVRGAKLSEAVGAMRKPLLILHSPVDQTVGIENATEIWGAARHPKSFVTLDTADHLLTRAADAEYAAGVIERWAARYIDLTPPPAPADVPEGVVRASESDPRGFLHDINAGPKHHVLADEPVDFGGTDLGFTPYQLLGGALAACTSMTIRMYARHKELPLDHVSVDVTHGKIHAADADRAEATPQIDHLHRVVHLQGALTPEQRAKLLEIANKCPVHRTLERTAHVTTELAEEPALAAG comes from the coding sequence ATGACCAGCGAGAAACTGAGCTTCCAGGGCCATTCGGGCGAGATGCTCGCGGCCCGCCTCGACCGGCCGGACGGGCCGCATCTGGCCACGGCGCTGTTCGCGCATTGCTTCACCTGCTCGAAGGACATCCCCGCCGCGCGCAGGATCGCTGCGAGGCTCGCGCAGGCCGGGATCGCCGTGCTGCGCTTCGATTTCACCGGGCTCGGCCATTCGGAGGGAGAGTTCGCGAACACGCACTTCTCCTCGAATGTCGAGGATCTGGTGCGCGCGGCGGGCCATCTGGACGGGCTCGGCATGGCGCCGGACCTGATGATCGGCCACTCGCTGGGCGGGGCCGCGGTGCTCGCCGCCGCCGGGAAGGTCGCCTCGGTCAAGGCGGTCGCGACCATCGCCGCGCCGGCCGATCCCTTCCACGTTACCGCCCATTTCGGCCCTGCCCTCGCGCGGATCGAGCAGGAGGGCGAGGCGGAGGTGAGCCTCGGCGGGCGTCCCTTCACCATCCGCCGCGATTTCGTCGAGGATGTGCGGGGGGCGAAGCTCAGCGAGGCCGTAGGCGCGATGCGCAAGCCGCTCCTCATCCTGCACTCGCCGGTGGACCAGACCGTGGGCATCGAAAACGCGACCGAGATCTGGGGTGCGGCGCGGCACCCGAAGAGCTTCGTAACGCTCGACACCGCCGACCACCTGCTGACCAGGGCCGCCGATGCGGAATATGCTGCCGGAGTCATCGAACGCTGGGCGGCCCGCTATATCGACCTCACGCCGCCTCCTGCTCCGGCCGACGTACCCGAGGGGGTCGTGCGCGCGAGCGAGAGCGACCCGCGCGGCTTCCTGCACGACATCAATGCCGGGCCGAAGCACCACGTGCTCGCCGATGAGCCGGTGGACTTCGGCGGCACCGATCTGGGCTTCACGCCCTACCAGCTCCTCGGCGGCGCGCTGGCGGCCTGCACCTCGATGACGATCCGGATGTATGCGCGGCACAAGGAGCTGCCGCTCGACCACGTCTCGGTCGACGTGACCCATGGCAAGATCCATGCCGCCGATGCGGACCGGGCCGAAGCAACGCCGCAGATCGACCACCTGCACCGCGTGGTCCACCTGCAGGGCGCGCTGACGCCGGAGCAGCGGGCGAAGCTCCTGGAGATCGCCAACAAGTGCCCCGTCCACCGGACGTTGGAGCGGACGGCGCACGTGACGACCGAACTTGCGGAGGAGCCGGCGCTCGCGGCAGGCTGA
- a CDS encoding cobyric acid synthase, which translates to MEGARGMGKAVMVQGTGSNVGKSMLVAGLCRAYVRRGLSVRPFKPQNMSNNAAVTPEGGEIGRAQALQAAACGVSPSVHMNPVLLKPETETGSQVVVQGKVAFRAEARAYWRRKAELMAPVLDSFSRLRAEADLVIVEGAGSPAETNLRANDIANMGFARAADVPVLLVGDIDRGGVIAQLAGHAAVMKAGDRAQVVACAVNKFRGDVSLFDEGVAEIERHTGWPCLGVIPWFAEARRLPAEDALELAGGGDGPVKIAVPQLSRIANFDDLDPLAAEPGVEIVMVPPGAPLPGDAAAVILPGTKSTLGDLAFLRQQGWDVDLAGHVRRGGHVLGICGGFQMLGHHIDDPDGVDGRPGAAAGLGLLDVATVMAPEKRLGTTEGATPEGVPVRGYEIHMGRIKGPDTERPLFQLPGGSEGAVSPSGRIAGTHLHGLFSSGPFRAVWLAGLGVQSACAEHETIVDDVLDRVADHMEAHLDLDRLLALAR; encoded by the coding sequence ATGGAAGGTGCGCGCGGGATGGGCAAGGCCGTGATGGTGCAGGGGACGGGCTCGAACGTGGGCAAGTCGATGCTCGTGGCCGGGCTCTGCCGGGCCTATGTGCGGCGCGGGCTGAGCGTCCGGCCCTTCAAGCCTCAGAACATGAGCAACAATGCCGCCGTCACGCCCGAGGGGGGCGAGATCGGGCGGGCGCAGGCGTTGCAGGCCGCGGCGTGCGGCGTTTCGCCCTCGGTCCACATGAACCCGGTGCTCCTGAAGCCGGAGACGGAGACGGGCTCGCAGGTCGTGGTGCAGGGCAAGGTCGCCTTCCGGGCCGAGGCGCGGGCCTACTGGCGGCGCAAGGCGGAGCTGATGGCGCCGGTGCTCGACAGCTTCTCCCGCCTACGTGCCGAGGCCGATCTGGTCATCGTGGAAGGCGCGGGCAGCCCGGCGGAGACCAATCTGCGCGCCAACGACATCGCGAACATGGGCTTCGCGCGCGCGGCGGACGTGCCGGTCCTGCTGGTCGGTGACATCGACCGCGGCGGCGTGATCGCACAGCTCGCGGGCCATGCGGCGGTGATGAAGGCGGGCGACCGGGCGCAGGTCGTGGCCTGCGCGGTCAACAAGTTTCGCGGCGACGTTTCCCTCTTCGACGAGGGCGTGGCGGAGATCGAGCGCCACACCGGCTGGCCCTGCCTCGGCGTCATCCCGTGGTTCGCCGAGGCGCGCCGCCTGCCGGCCGAGGACGCGCTGGAGCTGGCGGGCGGCGGCGACGGGCCGGTGAAGATCGCGGTGCCGCAGCTCTCGCGCATCGCCAATTTCGACGACCTCGACCCGCTGGCCGCCGAGCCGGGGGTGGAGATCGTGATGGTGCCCCCCGGCGCACCGCTGCCCGGCGATGCCGCGGCGGTGATCCTGCCGGGGACGAAGTCGACGCTGGGCGATCTGGCGTTTCTGCGGCAGCAGGGTTGGGACGTGGATCTGGCGGGTCATGTCCGGCGCGGCGGGCACGTGCTGGGGATCTGCGGCGGCTTCCAGATGCTCGGCCACCATATCGACGATCCCGACGGTGTGGACGGGCGACCGGGCGCGGCCGCGGGCCTCGGCCTGCTCGACGTGGCGACGGTGATGGCGCCGGAGAAGCGCCTCGGGACCACCGAAGGCGCGACGCCGGAGGGCGTCCCCGTCCGCGGCTACGAGATCCACATGGGCCGGATCAAGGGGCCCGATACGGAGCGGCCCCTGTTCCAATTGCCCGGTGGCTCCGAAGGGGCGGTGTCGCCGAGCGGCCGGATCGCGGGAACGCACCTCCACGGCCTCTTCTCCTCCGGCCCGTTTCGTGCGGTGTGGCTTGCCGGGCTCGGCGTCCAAAGCGCGTGTGCGGAACACGAGACCATCGTGGACGACGTGCTCGACCGCGTCGCCGACCACATGGAAGCCCATCTCGACCTCGACCGACTGCTGGCGCTCGCCCGATAA
- the cobO gene encoding cob(I)yrinic acid a,c-diamide adenosyltransferase yields MSTTNDAHREAMQQAQTEHREKMAQKTRADRGLVLIHTGDGKGKSSSAFGVVARALGWGQKVGIVQFIKGKWKTGEREFFARFPEIDWHTMGDGFTWDTQDKEQDTQAAMEAFAQACAMMSSGEYDLIVLDEINIALRYDYLDAAAVRDGLEGRAKQTSVILTGRDAKPSLMEYADLVTEMVEVKHPFQAGIKAQRGIDY; encoded by the coding sequence ATGAGCACGACGAATGACGCCCATCGCGAGGCGATGCAACAGGCCCAGACCGAACATCGGGAGAAGATGGCGCAGAAGACCCGCGCCGATCGCGGCCTCGTGCTCATCCACACCGGCGACGGCAAGGGCAAGAGCTCGTCCGCCTTCGGCGTCGTCGCCCGCGCGCTCGGCTGGGGGCAGAAGGTCGGGATCGTCCAGTTCATCAAGGGCAAGTGGAAGACCGGCGAGCGGGAGTTCTTCGCCCGCTTCCCCGAGATCGACTGGCACACGATGGGCGACGGCTTCACCTGGGATACGCAGGACAAGGAGCAGGACACGCAGGCCGCGATGGAGGCCTTCGCCCAGGCCTGCGCGATGATGTCCTCGGGTGAGTACGACCTGATCGTGCTCGACGAGATCAACATCGCGCTGCGCTACGACTATCTCGACGCGGCCGCGGTGCGCGACGGGCTGGAAGGACGGGCGAAGCAGACCTCGGTCATCCTGACCGGGCGCGACGCGAAGCCCTCGCTGATGGAATATGCCGACCTCGTGACCGAGATGGTGGAGGTCAAGCACCCCTTCCAGGCGGGCATCAAGGCGCAGCGCGGCATCGACTATTGA
- a CDS encoding cobalamin biosynthesis protein CobQ yields the protein MNTPAHLVLSAGLFARPDAKRITAAALFGGLLPDLSLYLIGAWSMTVGGQSAETFFRETYYSGWVQQIMAVDNSIPLWSLVAVIALALRNAAGTAFGVSGLIHVIADFLLHNDDARQHFWPLSDWVFVSPISYWDPDHYGTIFGALETMGVLLILTMLWRRFEGRFARSVIAVAGAAQLAPMFFWAIVFA from the coding sequence TTGAACACGCCCGCCCACCTGGTCCTGTCCGCGGGGCTCTTCGCGCGGCCTGATGCGAAGCGGATAACGGCCGCCGCCCTCTTCGGTGGGCTGCTGCCGGACCTGTCGCTCTACCTCATCGGGGCGTGGTCGATGACCGTGGGTGGCCAGTCGGCCGAGACCTTCTTTCGCGAGACCTACTACAGCGGCTGGGTTCAGCAGATCATGGCGGTGGACAACTCCATCCCGCTCTGGTCACTCGTGGCGGTAATCGCGTTGGCGCTGCGCAATGCGGCGGGCACGGCCTTCGGCGTGTCGGGGCTGATCCATGTGATCGCCGATTTTCTGCTCCACAACGACGACGCGCGGCAGCATTTCTGGCCGCTGTCCGACTGGGTCTTCGTCAGCCCCATCAGCTATTGGGACCCGGATCATTACGGCACGATCTTCGGCGCGTTGGAGACGATGGGCGTGCTGCTGATCCTCACCATGCTTTGGCGCCGCTTTGAGGGGCGGTTTGCACGCAGCGTGATCGCGGTGGCGGGGGCTGCACAGCTCGCGCCGATGTTCTTCTGGGCGATCGTTTTCGCCTGA
- a CDS encoding DUF2235 domain-containing protein, translating into MPQRSPRTHVFIIDGTFSRLTEGHETNAGLAFRLLEEVGQTARQSVGYHPGIQGRGWSKWLHAAAGIGVNEAIAEAYATIASRYVPGDRIVLLGYSRGAYAVRSLAGWIERIGLLKAKHATARRVDRSFGYYERMRRTDDARRFSELFCHRDVPIEMVGVWDTVRALGLPYPLINRLAPMATDFHDDNVSPAVRFAAQALALDEMRVAYSPVLWHRPPCWEGRMEQVWFAGNHGDIGGQVWRKPRARGLSNIPLVWMLERVERVGVTLPEGWRSRFPCDPLAPSLGNWSGTGKLFLYRSRRLVQPGPHQRVHPTVLERTWGKRGYRPLAEVAGEDSTITDAMMPARGTP; encoded by the coding sequence ATGCCGCAGCGTTCGCCCCGCACCCATGTCTTCATCATCGACGGGACGTTCTCGCGTCTCACGGAAGGCCACGAGACCAATGCGGGCCTCGCCTTCCGGCTGCTGGAGGAGGTGGGCCAGACCGCGCGGCAATCGGTCGGCTACCATCCCGGCATCCAAGGGCGGGGCTGGTCGAAATGGCTGCACGCCGCCGCCGGGATCGGCGTCAACGAGGCGATTGCGGAGGCCTATGCCACTATCGCCTCGCGCTACGTGCCCGGCGACCGGATCGTGCTTCTGGGTTATTCGCGCGGCGCTTACGCGGTGCGCTCGCTCGCCGGCTGGATCGAGCGCATCGGGCTTCTGAAAGCGAAGCACGCCACAGCGCGGCGCGTCGACCGGTCCTTCGGCTATTACGAGCGGATGCGGCGGACGGACGACGCGCGGCGCTTCTCCGAGCTCTTCTGCCACCGCGACGTACCGATCGAGATGGTGGGGGTCTGGGACACCGTCCGCGCGCTGGGCCTGCCCTATCCGCTGATCAACCGGCTGGCCCCGATGGCCACGGATTTCCACGACGACAATGTCAGCCCCGCCGTCCGCTTCGCCGCGCAGGCCCTCGCGCTCGACGAGATGCGGGTCGCATACTCGCCCGTGCTCTGGCACCGCCCGCCCTGTTGGGAGGGGCGGATGGAGCAGGTCTGGTTCGCGGGCAATCACGGCGATATCGGCGGGCAGGTCTGGCGCAAGCCGCGGGCGCGGGGGCTGTCGAACATCCCGCTGGTCTGGATGCTCGAACGGGTGGAGCGGGTGGGCGTGACGTTGCCCGAAGGCTGGCGCAGCCGCTTTCCCTGCGATCCGCTCGCTCCCTCGCTCGGCAACTGGTCGGGGACGGGCAAGCTCTTTCTCTACCGCTCCCGCCGCCTCGTGCAGCCGGGGCCGCACCAGCGGGTGCACCCGACGGTGCTGGAGCGGACCTGGGGCAAGCGCGGCTACCGTCCGCTGGCCGAGGTCGCGGGCGAGGACAGCACGATCACCGACGCGATGATGCCGGCGCGCGGCACGCCGTGA